A single window of Amphiura filiformis chromosome 17, Afil_fr2py, whole genome shotgun sequence DNA harbors:
- the LOC140137913 gene encoding uncharacterized protein, translated as MILQCMPSLDADARNMSLAKCRLDQIRKEYLKDHENPNKHVCIVVHLDRSQSQTTSQPWHFSFLCGWQQFTIDSLESASPVLGDCLQKSLAEIFDSKDMQWQKVIDTNMLVWCFNCILYTENPRNVDSSLQLAHSIFQSDDVMKCFQRQIHKYLIRKERGSITSNSQDWQMEVACNTELLRTCSTLVGAMLEHMKQQIRIPLAKIIIFLEKVNSWKGSCNPLSTGKPNATENEKASKDEHVYWQACFQDTEVFDIAADDIGEPCGSETCPVPRSLLNLKYPFFIRFHQMIGSYLEWLLKGTSTNFDKCTDERLHLQLYDLIRNLPNFNHNDYLERHKEDFIYDLLNVYSERFAPNMSADLRVEVMKLLVAVPTPSADQGSDAFKCIADYYVFICLNQKILSAEMQLISVYEITKNDVTNLLRKLHNVKGGVVSNDESNIPSTSGAEPPRSPSEDMSHHEVEEVSPSDIHVDITEDTTQSRNYVDDIRTEDTLHAKIVTEICKALLPFGEVLDCYKGLEGWQQLTNFVLLLAEQVSIETSILTGQMCSETSILHFLRLCRDFVTLAVSLNLPEPHKFVISLANLALETDCKDVLDNEEVFHYINQQLDNSSIPKDSKEAFLSLYFNRCLDANLDTPIFCSILKSLVTQSGHLPVGSHPVLRNILHNDIKEDTDHDSLPLCEDVILTGKIDEERFPNIFAIDVELQSLKRECHFTIVCCDIIEDIAFYNNLSWVQISDVTSSDCQLIKTATKAVELVFNKPNDADDVMQNSSFQYVCAGSFLRAFIRATAEFFHLTKDPRLFTLGQKHHLLGNTLLNDILHDKYHEVSGLMLYLLKCMRTHISLFDLEKWVDTISDKLNVLNRLKFQEHLLTSRLGHNPLSYLPYYKESTSAVSLLLGQQRDRSKMNKLITTAKSSTDHQLGLVAAFSEMFYWVQSTTGMVDSDITEATWICGKIKEVLPASCSYFLQRLLTTEKTRDVLDLADADHDALHRKSVIIHATCLDIALNGKIHIALDEPMKESTPNTRCVNCICGFSLFYTISQRELTSCSICGRTCTADMEKDVTVASDVLESESDTPVVVQTIVRILHSSVRLSRLLQCEVSVGAGHTLQSENKPDDWIFDVTKSTGDGSSDLIPTREGIKTAEKTPGQNEQSPEDIESKVLKDQFEDNWNKLGETLGHDDETISLLLHTILRKILTAEKQKIEETLNSKMPELLMDSSTNQKAYIKRCLEAQGIHEKHIEYQVNELPCQQNESYKEHMKPRLLRRRSRPNFTDFKRQFLLNGRNIQTEHQFLRLYLRYQESLRYVRHLPIFLKWNSLITKQLGQSMERNQAKEQKIYSVLDTNGRTITSDQSSTETTSDIFREFTRAWNDVCDGWESLTGSCSQFGIMSDDRPVITCVMDTRDEDCPLHQIIRVLQNTQNEFLFNALSIASTSYSPSLNFLVREQGVSVIQRVPLDEARKEIIDFEWSDKLLQHSDVGTEYGDGCTISYNFLVIERLLARSLIMNKAILTDGAVFTQFAFSDELIHASSAIVLDVSQIIPQKDLDEDVKSAVITKIQSQKKFANKLLENLEIMLALLKKTGGESGKALEKYIERWSTQLPGSFSRDLLPEPQDAIKLCHVVALYRIPENHLADEYMDTLESRFRAALPGKMSNIIQLRMKGIGIKELETSARLIRLFAFRYLRPCSAVHTDTMNSHLLKIMGRASAGTMDLSVVSRVIDGLDVYVRQIFKIQEFIGAEVEQQQQQQQKSVERSDADAVNVETQNSSRSMTRQRSRQRRGGTDWAS; from the exons ATGATTTTACAATGTATGCCATCGTTAGACGCGGATGCCAGAAATATGTCCCTAGCAAAATGTCGGCTAGATCAAATTCGAAAGGAATATCTCAAGGACCACGAAAACCCGAATAAGCATGTTTGTATTGTTGTACATCTTGACCGTAGTCAAAGTCAGACCACATCTCAGCCTTGGCATTTCAGTTTTCTTTGTGGATGGCAACAATTCACTATTGATTCCCTAGAAAGCGCAAGTCCTGTGTTGGGTGATTGCCTCCAGAAAAGTTTGGCGGAAATATTTGACTCAAAGGATATGCAGTGGCAGAAAGTGATAGACACAAACATGCTTGTGTGGTGCTTTAACTGCATTCTATACACAGAGAACCCCAGAAATGTCGACAGCTCCCTTCAACTGGCACACTCTATATTTCAATCTGATGATGTAATGAAATGCTTTCAGAGGCAAATACACAAATACTTGATCAGGAAAGAAAGAGGTTCGATAACGAGCAACAGCCAAGACTGGCAAATGGAAGTAGCATGTAACACGGAACTTTTGAGGACATGTTCAACACTTGTCGGAGCAATGCTGGAGCACATGAAGCAGCAAATTCGCATACCTCTGGCAAAGATCATAATCTTCTTGGAAAAAGTCAACTCTTGGAAGGGAAGTTGTAATCCTTTATCGACAGGAAAACCGAATGCTACCGAGAATGAAAAGGCGAGCAAAGACGAACACGTGTATTGGCAGGCATGTTTTCAAGATACAGAAGTATTTGACATAGCAGCCGATGACATTGGGGAACCTTGTGGCAGTGAAACCTGCCCAGTACCACGCTCATTGCTTAACTTGAAATACCCGTTCTTCATACGCTTCCATCAAATGATAGGAAGTTATCTAGAGTGGTTGCTGAAGGGAACAAGTACCAACTTCGATAAATGTACAGATGAGCGTCTACACTTGCAACTGTATGACCTGATAAGAAACCTACCAAACTTCAACCACAATGACTACCTTGAACGCCACAAAGAAGATTTCATATACGATTTGCTTAATGTGTATTCAGAAAGGTTTGCACCAAACATGAGCGCCGATCTGCGAGTTGAAGTGATGAAATTACTTGTTGCGGTACCTACACCATCAGCAGATCAAGGTAGTGACGCCTTCAAATGCATTGCAGACTATTACGTGTTTATTTGCTTAAACCAGAAAATCCTCTCGGCTGAGATGCAATTAATCTCGGTTTACGAAATAACAAAGAATGATGTAACAAATCTTCTTCGAAAGCTGCACAATGTAAAAGGAGGAGTTGTATCAAATGATGAGTCTAATATCCCTTCTACATCAGGAGCAGAACCTCCGCGATCTCCTTCTGAAGATATGTCACATCACGAAGTTGAGGAAGTGTCACCAAGTGATATTCATGTGGATATTACAGAAGATACAACACAAAGCAGGAACTATGTTGACGACATACGAACCGAAGACACATTACATGCCAAAATTGTGACTGAAATCTGCAAGGCATTACTTCCTTTCGGGGAAGTACTTGACTGTTATAAAGGACTTGAAGGATGGCAACAGTTAACGAATTTTGTGCTTCTTCTAGCTGAGCAAGTTAGCATTGAAACATCAATCTTGACCGGTCAAATGTGCTCTGAAACCTCCATTCTACATTTTCTTCGACTTTGTCGTGATTTCGTCACCCTTGCAGTTTCATTGAATTTGCCAGAGCCACACAAATTTGTGATATCACTAGCGAATCTTGCACTTGAGACGGATTGCAAAGATGTTCTTGATAACGAAGAAGTATTTCACTACATCAATCAGCAACTTGACAATTCAAGCATACCTAAAGATAGCAAGGAAGCATTCCTTTCATTGTACTTTAACCGATGCCTGGATGCTAATCTAGACACACCCATCTTCTGTTCTATCTTGAAGAGTCTGGTGACACAATCTGGACATCTACCAGTAGGTTCTCACCCCGTATTGCGTAATATTCTTCACAATGATATCAAAGAAGATACAGATCACGATTCCCTTCCATTATGTGAAGATGTCATTCTCACCGGCAAAATTGACGAAGAGAGATTTCCGAACATTTTTGCAATTGACGTCGAACTGCAAAGCCTTAAAAGAGAATGCCACTTTACCATAGTATGTTGTGATATCATCGAAGATATAGCTTTTTATAATAACCTTTCTTGGGTACAAATCAGCGACGTGACTTCTTCAGATTGCCAATTAATCAAAACGGCTACCAAGGCTGTCGAACTTGTTTTCAACAAGCCCAACGATGCAGATGATGTAATGCAAAACAGTTCTTTCCAATATGTATGCGCTGGATCATTTCTGAGAGCTTTTATCAGAGCAACGGCTGAGTTCTTCCATTTGACGAAAGATCCTAGACTTTTTACCCTGGGACAAAAGCATCATTTGCTTGGAAATACGTTGTTGAATGACATCCTACATGATAAATACCACGAGGTGTCTGGTTTAATGCTGTATCTGCTGAAATGTATGAGGACTCATATCAGTCTGTTTGATTTGGAGAAGTGGGTTGATACGATATCCGACAAATTGAATGTTCTGAATCGTTTAAAGTTCCAGGAACACCTACTTACCTCCCGTCTGGGCCACAATCCCTTGAGCTACTTGCCTTACTACAAGGAATCGACGTCCGCTGTTTCTCTCTTGCTGGGACAGCAGCGCGACAGATCAAAAATGAATAAGTTGATAACGACAGCCAAATCAAGCACTGATCATCAACTTGGCCTCGTAGCAGCATTTTCAGAGATGTTTTACTGGGTGCAAAGTACCACAGGAATGGTTGATTCTGACATAACGGAGGCTACGTGGATTTGCGGTAAGATTAAGGAAGTATTACCAGCATCATGCAGTTACTTTTTGCAGCGTCTTCTAACAACTGAAAAGACTCGGGATGTTCTAGACCTAGCGGACGCCGATCATGATGCTCTTCATCGGAAATCTGTCATCATACATGCGACCTGTTTAGACATTGCTTTGAATGGGAAGATACATATTGCTCTAGATGAACCTATGAAGGAATCTACCCCGAACACGAGATGCGTGAACTGTATTTGCGGCTTTTCGTTGTTTTACACGATCTCTCAAAGAGAACTCACAAGTTGTTCAATCTGCGGTCGTACGTGTACAGCAGATATGGAAAAAGACGTAACAGTGGCATCCGATGTGTTGGAGAGTGAGAGTGATACACCGGTTGTAGTTCAAACAATTGTTCGTATTCTTCACAGTTCTGTCCGTCTTTCCCGATTGCTCCAATGTGAAGTATCAGTAGGTGCAGGACATACACTGCAAAGTGAAAACAAACCTGATGACTGGATATTTGATGTTACCAAGAGCACGGGAGATGGTAGTTCAGATCTTATACCAACCAGAGAAGGTATTAAAACAGCGGAAAAGACACCTGGACAAAATGAACAATCACCTGAAGACATTGAGAGTAAAGTACTCAAAGATCAATTTGAAGACAATTGGAATAAATTGGGGGAGACTCTGGGCCATGATGACGAGACCATTTCACTGTTACTGCACACTATTCTGCGAAAGATACTAACAGCAGAGAAACAGAAGATTGAGGAAACTCTAAATTCAAAGATGCCCGAATTGTTGATGGATTCAAGTACGAATCAAAAAGCGTATATCAAGAGGTGTTTGGAAGCACAAGGTATACATGAAAAACACATCGAGTACCAAGTGAACGAGTTACCATGCCAGCAAAACGAAAGCTACAAAGAACACATGAAGCCCAGACTTTTAAGAAGAAGAAGCCGTCCCAATTTTACAGACTTTAAGAGGCAATTTTTGCTAAATGGAAGAAACATCCAGACAGAACACCAATTCTTGAGATTATATCTGCGATACCAAGAGTCACTGCGGTATGTCAGACATTTGCCCATCTTTTTGAAGTGGAACTCTCTTATCACCAAACAATTAGGACAATCTATGGAGCGAAATCAGGCAAAGGAACAAAAAATATATTCAGTTTTGGACACCAATGGTAGGACTATTACAAGTGACCAGTCATCAACTGAAACGACAAGTGATATTTTCAGAGAGTTTACGAGAGCCTGGAATGATGTTTGTGATGGTTGGGAATCGCTAACAGGAAGTTGTTCACAATTTGGGATAATGTCCGATGATAGACCGGTTATAACATGCGTCATGGATACCAGGGACGAAGACTGTCCTTTACATCAAATTATTCGAGTACTACAGAACACTCAAAATGAGTTCCTATTTAATGCACTTTCCATAGCAAGTACTAGTTACTCTCCGAGTCTCAACTTCTTGGTCAGAGAGCAAGGTGTTAGTGTCATACAGCGAGTGCCACTCGACGAAGCACGAAAGGAGATAATAGATTTTGAATGGTCTGACAAATTACTTCAGCATAGTGATGTTGGAACCGAGTATGGAGATGGATGTACTATCTCGTACAATTTCCTAGTTATTGAAAGATTGCTGGCTCGATCACTTATCATGAATAAAGCTATACTAACAGATGGCGCAGTATTTACGCAGTTTGCGTTTTCTGATGAACTCATCCACGCATCTTCAGCCATAGTACTCGATGTTAGTCAAATCATCCCGCAGAAAGATCTAGATGAGGATGTTAAATCAGCAGTAATTACGAAAATTCAGAGCCAGAAGAAGTTTGCTAATAAGCTGTTGGAGAATCTCGAAATAATGCTTGCGTTGTTGAAGAAAACTGGTGGCGAATCTGGTAAAGCACTAGAGAAGTATATTGAACGTTGGTCTACGCAACTCCCTGGGTCATTCTCGCGTGATCTTTTGCCTGAACCCCAGGATGCCATCAAGTTATGCCACGTAGTAGCTTTATATAGGATTCCAGAAAACCATCTGGCTGATGAATACATGGACACACTAGAAAGCAGATTCAGGGCGGCATTACCTGGTAAGATGTCCAACATCATTCAGCTTCGAATGAAAGGAATTGGAATCAAAGAACTGGAAACTTCAGCCAGATTGATTCGCCTGTTTGCCTTCCGGTATCTGCGCCCTTGCAGCGCAGTGCACACCGACACGATGAATTCACATCTTCTGAAAATTATGGGCAGAGCATCAGCAGGGACAATGGATCTCAGTGTTGTGTCTCGAGTTATTGACGGTCTAGATGTTTATGTTCGCCAAATTTTCAAGATTCAAGAATTCATTGGAGCAGAAGTTGAG cagcagcaacagcagcagcagaagaGTGTGGAAAGGTCTGATGCTGATGCCGTTAACGTAGAGACACAAAATTCAAGCAGAAGTATGACAAGGCAACGCAGTAGACAGCGTCGCGGAGGTACAGATTGGGCTTCTTGA